One segment of Rosa chinensis cultivar Old Blush chromosome 6, RchiOBHm-V2, whole genome shotgun sequence DNA contains the following:
- the LOC112169696 gene encoding histone H3.3 gives MARTKQTARKSTGGKAPRKQLATKAARKSAPTTGGVKKPHRYRPGTVALREIRKYQKSTELLIRKLPFQRLVREIAQDFKTDLRFQSHAVLALQEAAEAYLVGLFEDTNLCAIHAKRVTIMPKDIQLARRIRGERA, from the coding sequence ATGGCTCGTACGAAGCAGACTGCTCGCAAATCCACCGGCGGCAAAGCTCCGAGGAAGCAACTGGCCACCAAGGCTGCTCGGAAGTCAGCTCCGACCACCGGTGGAGTCAAGAAGCCCCATCGCTACCGCCCCGGAACCGTCGCCCTCCGTGAAATCCGAAAGTACCAGAAGAGCACTGAGCTTTTGATCCGCAAGCTACCTTTCCAGCGCCTCGTTCGTGAAATCGCCCAGGATTTCAAGACGGACCTCAGGTTTCAGAGCCATGCTGTTCTTGCTCTTCAGGAAGCTGCTGAGGCTTACTTGGTGGGTCTGTTCGAGGACACCAACCTGTGCGCGATTCATGCCAAGAGGGTCACCATCATGCCCAAGGACATTCAACTAGCTCGGAGGATTCGGGGCGAACGTGCTTAA